From Streptomyces sp. NBC_00683, one genomic window encodes:
- a CDS encoding response regulator transcription factor produces MTRVLVVEDEESFSDALSYMLRKEGFEVAIAATGPDGLDEFERNGADLVLLDLMLPGLPGTEVCRQLRVKSNVPVIMVTAKDSEIDKVVGLEIGADDYVTKPFSSRELVARIRAVLRRRGEPEEVTPAALEAGPVRMDVDRHVVTVSGGKVDLPLKEFDLLEMLLRNAGRVLTRMQLIDRVWGADYVGDTKTLDVHVKRLRAKIEPDPGAPRYLVTVRGLGYKFEP; encoded by the coding sequence GTGACCCGAGTGCTTGTCGTCGAGGATGAGGAATCCTTCAGCGACGCCCTGTCCTACATGCTCCGCAAGGAAGGCTTCGAGGTCGCCATCGCGGCCACCGGCCCCGACGGTCTCGACGAGTTCGAGCGCAACGGCGCCGACCTCGTCCTGCTGGACCTGATGCTGCCCGGGCTGCCCGGCACGGAGGTCTGCCGGCAGCTGCGGGTGAAGTCCAACGTTCCGGTGATCATGGTCACCGCCAAGGACAGCGAGATCGACAAGGTCGTGGGCCTGGAAATAGGAGCCGACGACTATGTGACCAAGCCCTTCTCCTCGCGGGAGCTGGTGGCCCGCATCCGCGCGGTCCTGCGCCGCCGCGGGGAGCCGGAGGAGGTCACCCCGGCCGCCCTGGAGGCCGGTCCGGTGCGGATGGACGTGGACCGTCACGTCGTCACCGTCTCCGGCGGCAAGGTCGACCTCCCGCTGAAGGAGTTCGACCTCCTGGAGATGCTGCTGCGCAACGCGGGCCGCGTCCTGACGCGCATGCAGCTGATCGACCGGGTCTGGGGTGCGGACTACGTGGGCGACACCAAGACCCTCGACGTCCACGTGAAGCGACTCCGCGCCAAGATCGAGCCGGACCCGGGAGCGCCGCGGTACCTGGTGACGGTGCGGGGCCTGGGCTACAAGTTCGAGCCGTAA
- a CDS encoding CarD family transcriptional regulator, which yields MTFKVGDTVVYPHHGAALIEAIETRQIKGVDKTYLVLKVAQGDLTVRVPADNAEFVGVRDVVGQEGLDRVFEVLRAPYAEEPTNWSRRYKANLEKLASGDVIKVAEVVRDLWRRERERGLSAGEKRMLAKARQILVSELALAENTNEDKAEALLDEVLAS from the coding sequence ATGACGTTCAAGGTTGGCGACACCGTGGTCTATCCCCATCACGGGGCCGCGCTGATCGAGGCTATCGAAACTCGCCAGATCAAAGGCGTGGACAAGACCTACTTGGTGCTCAAGGTCGCCCAGGGCGACTTGACTGTTCGTGTGCCGGCGGACAATGCGGAGTTCGTCGGTGTGCGTGACGTAGTCGGGCAGGAAGGGCTGGACCGGGTCTTCGAGGTGCTGCGCGCGCCGTACGCCGAAGAGCCGACGAACTGGTCCCGACGCTACAAGGCAAATCTCGAGAAGCTCGCCTCCGGCGATGTCATCAAGGTCGCCGAAGTCGTTCGCGACCTGTGGCGTCGTGAGCGTGAGCGCGGACTCTCCGCAGGTGAGAAGCGCATGCTCGCCAAGGCCCGCCAGATTCTGGTGAGCGAGCTTGCTCTCGCGGAGAACACGAACGAGGACAAGGCCGAGGCTCTGCTCGACGAGGTCCTCGCGTCCTGA
- a CDS encoding tyrosine-type recombinase/integrase, with the protein MAGHIQDRWFVTVTGPDGKPRKVKSDRYGVGSRYRARYVGPDGTEKSKSFPDRQKRLADQWLAHTEADMARGQYIDPRAARTTFQQYAEGWVSTQGADPNTQASMESQLRLHAFPYLGTRPLGSFQPAHIRDWVQQLQANGVRGSYARTIYSNVRAALSAAVDDGHLPRNPCAARSVRPPTVDTKRVTPWTAKRLFAVRAGMPERYQAMVDLGAGCGLRQGEILGVAVNAINFRSDTLHVVQQLKLSRSKPVFAPPKGGKLRDVPLPGPVADALRAHMKQFPPVEITLPWKVAGGPLVTKRLIFMGPRGGHVWRTSLNEEAWKPALASAGVIPVPAAGAPHAESRENGMHAMRHFYASVLLDAGESIKAVAEYLGHSDPGLTLRVYAHLMPSSQERTRKAVSAIFGSQIVESCNG; encoded by the coding sequence ATGGCCGGACACATTCAGGACCGCTGGTTCGTGACCGTGACTGGCCCTGACGGTAAGCCCCGCAAGGTGAAGTCGGATCGCTACGGAGTGGGGTCCCGCTACCGTGCGCGCTACGTTGGGCCGGACGGCACGGAGAAGTCGAAGAGCTTCCCGGACCGACAGAAGCGGCTTGCCGATCAGTGGCTGGCCCATACCGAAGCGGACATGGCGCGGGGACAGTACATCGATCCCCGCGCGGCCCGGACCACCTTCCAGCAGTACGCGGAGGGCTGGGTGTCCACCCAAGGGGCGGACCCCAACACGCAAGCCTCGATGGAGTCGCAGCTCCGGCTGCACGCGTTTCCGTACCTCGGCACGCGTCCGCTTGGCTCGTTTCAGCCGGCGCACATCCGCGACTGGGTGCAGCAGCTCCAGGCGAACGGTGTCCGTGGCTCGTACGCCCGGACGATCTACTCCAACGTCCGGGCGGCTCTCAGCGCGGCCGTGGACGACGGGCACCTTCCTCGGAATCCTTGCGCTGCCCGTTCGGTACGGCCGCCGACCGTGGACACGAAGCGCGTCACGCCGTGGACGGCGAAACGGCTCTTCGCTGTGCGAGCGGGCATGCCGGAGCGGTATCAGGCGATGGTCGACCTGGGCGCCGGCTGCGGCCTGCGGCAAGGCGAGATCCTGGGTGTCGCGGTGAACGCGATCAACTTCCGGTCGGACACGTTGCACGTCGTCCAGCAGCTCAAGCTGAGCCGCAGCAAGCCCGTCTTCGCTCCGCCCAAGGGCGGCAAGCTGCGGGATGTGCCGCTTCCCGGCCCTGTCGCTGACGCGCTGCGGGCACACATGAAGCAGTTCCCACCGGTCGAGATCACGTTGCCGTGGAAGGTGGCGGGCGGACCGCTGGTGACCAAACGGCTCATCTTCATGGGTCCGCGGGGTGGTCACGTTTGGCGAACCTCGCTGAACGAGGAGGCGTGGAAACCGGCTCTGGCCTCGGCCGGAGTCATCCCGGTCCCGGCGGCCGGCGCCCCGCACGCCGAGTCACGTGAGAACGGCATGCACGCGATGCGGCACTTCTACGCGTCGGTGCTGCTGGACGCTGGGGAGAGCATCAAGGCAGTTGCTGAGTACCTCGGTCACTCGGACCCTGGGCTGACGCTGCGGGTGTACGCGCATCTGATGCCGTCCAGCCAGGAGCGCACGCGCAAGGCGGTCAGTGCGATCTTCGGATCGCAGATCGTCGAATCATGTAACGGCTAG
- a CDS encoding DUF461 domain-containing protein produces MSRSLRHGALAATALVFSIASLSACSAGNNAETLKVRPDNAATAVDHIKIQNANVITQPGHETEGPAAVTATLFNNGPGSEVLEAITLPGTSATVELRAAKGKGPVVIPSGGRVILGGKGNASAVIEDGSQVGQDGGVQQVVFQFSETGDIGLGSMIVPASGFFKDFGPSTAPSPKPTPKPSEDASETPGEPTGTPSGSASEGATSEPESGSATPTGEASADH; encoded by the coding sequence GTGAGCCGCAGCCTTCGACACGGCGCCCTCGCCGCCACTGCCCTCGTGTTCTCCATCGCCTCGTTGTCCGCGTGCAGTGCGGGCAACAACGCGGAGACGCTCAAGGTCAGGCCGGACAACGCAGCCACCGCTGTCGACCACATCAAGATCCAGAACGCGAACGTCATCACTCAGCCCGGGCACGAGACGGAGGGTCCGGCCGCCGTCACCGCCACGCTGTTCAACAACGGCCCCGGCAGCGAGGTCCTGGAAGCGATCACGCTGCCCGGCACCAGCGCCACCGTGGAACTGCGCGCCGCCAAGGGCAAGGGACCGGTCGTCATCCCGTCCGGCGGACGGGTCATCCTGGGCGGCAAGGGCAACGCCTCCGCCGTGATCGAGGACGGCAGCCAGGTCGGGCAGGACGGCGGCGTACAGCAGGTCGTCTTCCAGTTCAGCGAGACCGGTGACATCGGGCTCGGCTCCATGATCGTTCCGGCATCCGGCTTCTTCAAGGACTTCGGCCCGAGCACGGCGCCGTCGCCGAAGCCCACCCCGAAGCCCTCGGAGGACGCCTCCGAGACGCCGGGCGAGCCGACGGGCACCCCGTCGGGTTCGGCGTCGGAGGGGGCGACCTCCGAGCCGGAGAGCGGCTCCGCCACGCCGACGGGCGAGGCGTCCGCCGACCACTGA
- the ispD gene encoding 2-C-methyl-D-erythritol 4-phosphate cytidylyltransferase, translating into MSPMSPTPAEPRPSRTAAVIPAAGRGVRLGPGAPKALRALSGTPMLIHAVRAMAASRAVSLVVVVAPPDGAPDVKNLIDEHALPERTDYLVVPGGATRQESVQLGLDALPDDISVVLVHDAARPLVPVDTVDAVVEAVRDGAPAVVPALPLADTVKEVEPGTPGEPEPVLSTPVRARLRAVQTPQGFDRDTLVRAHRAVAVDGDGATDDAGMVEQLGAPVVVVPGHEEAFKVTRPLDLVLAEAVLARRRANDGF; encoded by the coding sequence ATGTCACCGATGTCCCCGACGCCTGCTGAACCGCGCCCCTCCCGCACCGCAGCGGTGATTCCCGCAGCCGGCCGCGGCGTCCGGCTCGGCCCCGGGGCCCCCAAGGCGCTCCGCGCTCTCAGCGGGACACCCATGCTGATCCACGCCGTACGGGCCATGGCCGCGTCCCGCGCGGTCTCGCTCGTCGTCGTGGTCGCGCCGCCGGATGGCGCGCCCGACGTCAAGAACCTCATCGACGAGCACGCCCTGCCCGAGCGCACCGACTACCTGGTCGTCCCGGGCGGTGCGACACGCCAGGAGTCCGTTCAGCTCGGACTCGACGCGCTCCCCGACGACATCTCCGTCGTCCTCGTCCACGACGCCGCCAGGCCCCTCGTGCCCGTCGACACCGTGGACGCGGTCGTCGAAGCCGTACGGGACGGGGCTCCCGCCGTCGTACCGGCCCTGCCGCTCGCCGACACCGTCAAGGAGGTCGAACCCGGCACGCCGGGCGAGCCCGAGCCGGTCCTGTCGACCCCCGTACGCGCCAGGCTGCGTGCCGTCCAGACACCCCAGGGCTTCGACCGGGACACGCTCGTGCGGGCCCACCGCGCCGTGGCGGTCGACGGTGACGGCGCCACCGACGACGCGGGCATGGTGGAGCAGCTCGGCGCGCCCGTCGTCGTCGTACCCGGGCACGAAGAGGCATTCAAGGTGACCAGGCCCCTGGATCTCGTCCTCGCCGAGGCCGTTCTCGCACGCCGGAGGGCGAACGATGGATTCTGA
- the phoU gene encoding phosphate signaling complex protein PhoU — MRDAYHEELDSIGEGLVEMARLVGSAIGRATTSMLDADLKLAETVIAADQKVDDLQHDLEARAIALLARQQPVATDLRIVVTSLRMSADLERSGDLAQHVAKLARLRFPNSAVPHDLHATILEMGQLAQRLMAKAAEVIITKDVDLALQLEQDDDEMDLLHRTLFQHLMDDRWKHGIETAVDVTLLGRYYERFADHAVSVAKRVVYLVTGEHADEIQTSTPVEGA; from the coding sequence ATGCGCGACGCTTACCACGAGGAACTCGATTCGATCGGCGAAGGCCTGGTCGAGATGGCCCGGCTCGTCGGCTCGGCGATCGGCCGGGCTACGACGTCCATGCTCGACGCCGATCTCAAGCTCGCCGAGACCGTGATCGCCGCGGACCAGAAGGTCGACGACCTGCAGCACGATCTGGAGGCACGGGCCATCGCGCTGCTGGCACGCCAGCAGCCGGTCGCGACCGATCTGCGGATCGTGGTCACCTCGCTGCGGATGAGCGCGGACCTGGAGCGCTCGGGCGACCTCGCCCAGCACGTCGCCAAGCTGGCCCGGCTGCGCTTCCCCAATTCCGCCGTGCCGCACGACCTGCACGCCACCATCCTGGAGATGGGACAGCTCGCGCAGCGGCTGATGGCGAAGGCCGCCGAGGTCATCATCACGAAGGACGTCGACCTGGCGCTCCAGCTGGAGCAGGACGACGACGAGATGGACCTGCTGCACCGAACGCTGTTCCAGCACCTGATGGACGACCGCTGGAAGCACGGCATCGAGACGGCCGTCGACGTGACGCTGCTCGGCCGCTACTACGAGCGCTTCGCCGACCACGCCGTGTCGGTCGCCAAGCGCGTCGTCTACCTGGTGACGGGTGAGCACGCGGACGAAATCCAGACGTCCACGCCGGTGGAAGGGGCGTAG
- a CDS encoding phosphoglyceromutase produces the protein MADAPYKLILLRHGESEWNAKNLFTGWVDVDLTDKGEKEAVRGGELLKDAGLLPDVVHTSLQKRAIRTAQLGLEAADRHWIPVHRSWRLNERHYGALQGKDKAQTLAEFGEEQFMLWRRSYDTPPPALEDGTEFSQSDDPRYASIPSELRPRTECLKDVVDRMLPYWYDGIVPDLLDGKTVLVAAHGNSLRGLVKHLDGISDDAISGLNIPTGIPLAYELDADFRPLKPGGTYLDPDAAKAAIEAVKNQGKKK, from the coding sequence ATGGCCGACGCACCGTACAAGCTGATCCTCCTCCGCCACGGCGAGAGCGAATGGAACGCCAAGAACCTGTTCACCGGCTGGGTGGACGTAGACCTCACCGACAAGGGCGAGAAGGAGGCGGTCCGCGGCGGTGAGCTGCTCAAGGACGCCGGCCTGCTCCCCGACGTCGTGCACACCTCCCTCCAGAAGCGCGCGATCCGCACCGCCCAGCTCGGGCTGGAAGCCGCGGACCGCCACTGGATCCCCGTCCACCGCTCCTGGCGCCTGAACGAGCGCCACTACGGCGCCCTCCAGGGCAAGGACAAGGCCCAGACGCTCGCCGAGTTCGGCGAGGAGCAGTTCATGCTGTGGCGCCGCTCGTACGACACCCCGCCGCCCGCCCTCGAGGACGGCACCGAGTTCTCGCAGAGCGACGACCCGCGCTACGCCTCCATCCCCTCGGAGCTGCGCCCGCGCACGGAGTGCCTCAAGGACGTCGTCGACCGCATGCTGCCGTACTGGTACGACGGCATCGTCCCGGACCTCCTCGACGGCAAGACCGTCCTGGTCGCCGCCCACGGCAACAGCCTGCGCGGCCTGGTGAAGCACCTGGACGGCATCTCCGACGACGCCATCTCGGGCCTCAACATCCCGACCGGCATCCCGCTCGCGTACGAGCTGGACGCCGACTTCCGCCCGCTGAAGCCGGGCGGCACGTACCTCGACCCGGACGCGGCGAAGGCCGCCATCGAGGCCGTGAAGAACCAGGGCAAGAAGAAGTAA
- the repSA gene encoding replication initiator protein RepSA produces MPESQLDRLTLGDLLRVASAPEFHRWEDQIRRTGGCSDPIHLTGWTLTKDKTTGETLHHYSTETEPGRRLRLACGNRRASRCPSCAWTYAGDTYHLIRAGLAGDDRRDVPATVRDHPRVFVTLTAPSFGPVHNRPDHGICRCGGRHSADSPELGTALDPETYDYAGSVLFNNHAGDLWMRFTTRLRREIAARAGLTQVELKESVRLSYGKVAEFQKRGAIHFHAVMRIDGPEGPGTPPPSWATVDLLTDSIRAAARHSYTSVSAPATDDQPARTFRWGTQLDVRPVAAFGDGSDVTEQAVAAYVAKYATKAAENTGTLDRRIGELSELDRHGVPDHARRLIAACHLLDPLYPERRLRAWAHMLGFRGHFSSKSRRYSTTLGELRQARADFRAAQERQSLGLEDRVPDTVLVLSDWQYAGHGHSPGESVLAATIARGLQLNRETAREAMADLVDEGEW; encoded by the coding sequence ATGCCTGAATCGCAGCTCGACCGGCTCACCCTCGGCGACCTGCTGAGGGTGGCCTCGGCCCCCGAGTTCCACCGCTGGGAGGACCAGATCCGCCGCACCGGTGGCTGCTCCGACCCAATCCACCTGACCGGTTGGACCCTCACCAAGGACAAGACCACCGGCGAGACCCTTCACCACTACTCGACCGAGACCGAGCCCGGCCGACGTCTCCGCCTCGCCTGCGGAAATCGCCGCGCTTCCCGCTGCCCCTCCTGCGCCTGGACGTACGCCGGAGACACCTACCACCTGATCCGCGCGGGCCTGGCCGGAGACGACCGCCGTGACGTCCCCGCCACCGTGCGGGATCACCCCCGCGTCTTCGTCACCCTCACTGCTCCGTCCTTCGGCCCCGTTCACAACCGTCCCGACCATGGCATCTGCCGCTGCGGTGGCCGGCACTCCGCGGACTCACCCGAACTAGGCACCGCCCTGGATCCCGAGACGTACGACTACGCCGGATCGGTCCTGTTCAACAACCACGCCGGCGACCTCTGGATGCGGTTCACCACTCGCCTCCGACGGGAGATTGCGGCCCGCGCCGGACTCACGCAGGTGGAGCTGAAGGAATCGGTTCGGCTCTCGTACGGCAAGGTTGCCGAGTTCCAGAAGCGCGGCGCGATTCACTTCCACGCCGTGATGCGGATCGACGGGCCGGAGGGGCCCGGCACCCCGCCTCCGTCCTGGGCCACCGTCGACCTGCTTACCGACTCAATACGCGCAGCCGCTCGACACAGCTACACCTCGGTGTCCGCTCCCGCCACCGACGATCAGCCCGCTCGTACCTTCCGCTGGGGCACACAACTCGACGTCCGCCCGGTCGCTGCCTTCGGCGACGGCTCCGATGTCACCGAACAGGCTGTGGCGGCCTACGTCGCGAAGTACGCAACCAAAGCGGCGGAGAACACCGGCACTCTGGACCGCCGCATTGGCGAACTCTCCGAGCTCGATCGCCACGGCGTTCCCGACCACGCCCGCCGTCTCATCGCCGCATGCCACCTCCTCGATCCGCTCTACCCCGAACGTCGGCTGCGTGCCTGGGCGCACATGCTCGGGTTCCGCGGGCACTTCTCCTCGAAGTCTCGCCGCTACTCGACCACCCTCGGCGAGCTCCGCCAGGCCCGCGCCGACTTCCGTGCCGCGCAGGAACGGCAATCCCTCGGCCTGGAGGACCGCGTCCCGGACACCGTGCTCGTCCTGTCCGACTGGCAGTACGCAGGCCACGGCCACTCACCCGGCGAATCCGTCCTCGCCGCGACCATCGCCCGGGGTCTCCAGCTCAATCGCGAAACCGCCCGTGAAGCCATGGCGGATCTGGTCGACGAGGGGGAGTGGTGA
- a CDS encoding sensor histidine kinase, with the protein MDVNAAVAAAAAIAGLCTGVIAMLAFRWSEREQRQPTRTSLRPDSNAALPPGVDTVLSVLSSSAVVLDESDSVVKASSAAYALGLVRGGRLSVEAMLHMARDTRRDGEIRQVELDLPRRGTGRGEALAVSARVAPLGSRLVLLLVEDLTEARRIEAVRRDFVANVSHELKTPVGALSLLSEAVMDASDDPEAVERFAGRMQIEATRLTNLVQELIDLSRVQNDDPLEDAEPVRVEELVAEAIDRCRQQAGSKQITMASGGTADLFVWGNRGQLAAALGNLVENAVNYSPARTRVGIAARRLVAPGGDLIEIAVTDQGIGISEKDRERVFERFYRVDPARSRATGGTGLGLAIVKHVAASHGGEVTVWSSEGQGSTFTLRLPESGVVRGRTTGGPLIVNGHPVEDEGPYETDTFEPFPAPEALP; encoded by the coding sequence ATGGACGTGAACGCGGCAGTCGCCGCAGCTGCCGCGATAGCCGGGTTGTGCACCGGTGTCATCGCGATGCTGGCGTTCCGCTGGAGCGAACGCGAGCAGAGGCAGCCCACGCGTACGTCCCTGCGGCCCGACAGCAACGCCGCGCTGCCCCCCGGGGTGGACACGGTCCTCTCCGTGCTCAGCTCCTCGGCCGTCGTGCTCGACGAGAGCGACAGCGTCGTCAAGGCCAGCTCCGCCGCGTATGCGCTGGGCCTGGTCAGGGGCGGGCGCCTGTCGGTCGAGGCGATGCTCCACATGGCCAGGGACACCAGGCGCGACGGTGAGATACGACAGGTCGAGCTCGACCTCCCACGGCGCGGTACGGGGCGGGGCGAGGCGCTCGCCGTCTCGGCCCGGGTCGCTCCGCTGGGTTCCCGGCTGGTGCTGCTGCTGGTCGAGGACCTCACCGAGGCCCGTCGCATAGAAGCGGTACGGCGCGACTTCGTCGCCAACGTCAGCCATGAGCTCAAGACCCCGGTCGGCGCGCTCTCGCTGCTCTCCGAGGCCGTCATGGACGCTTCCGACGACCCGGAGGCGGTGGAGCGGTTCGCCGGGCGCATGCAGATCGAGGCGACCCGGCTGACCAACCTCGTACAGGAGCTCATCGACCTCTCCCGGGTCCAGAACGACGATCCGCTCGAGGACGCCGAACCCGTTCGGGTGGAAGAACTGGTCGCCGAAGCCATCGACCGGTGCCGCCAGCAGGCGGGCTCCAAGCAGATCACCATGGCCTCGGGCGGTACGGCGGACCTCTTCGTCTGGGGAAACCGCGGTCAGCTCGCCGCCGCGCTCGGCAATCTCGTGGAGAATGCCGTCAACTACAGCCCCGCCCGCACCCGCGTCGGCATCGCTGCCCGGCGGCTGGTCGCACCGGGCGGGGATCTGATCGAGATAGCCGTGACCGACCAGGGCATCGGCATCTCCGAGAAGGACCGCGAGCGGGTGTTCGAGCGGTTCTACCGCGTCGACCCGGCCCGCTCCCGGGCCACTGGTGGCACCGGTCTCGGCCTCGCCATCGTCAAGCATGTGGCCGCCTCGCACGGCGGGGAGGTCACCGTCTGGAGCTCTGAGGGCCAGGGCTCCACCTTCACCCTGCGACTGCCCGAGTCGGGCGTCGTACGGGGGCGCACCACCGGCGGACCGCTCATCGTCAACGGTCACCCCGTTGAGGACGAGGGGCCGTACGAGACCGACACTTTTGAACCATTTCCTGCCCCGGAGGCTCTTCCGTGA
- a CDS encoding helix-turn-helix transcriptional regulator: MALPLPSRYLTPDDLVEMFELPSVETVYQWRRKRTGPRGFRVGRHLRFDPDDVRAWVDSRRGEVAA; encoded by the coding sequence ATGGCGCTTCCTCTGCCGAGTCGCTATCTGACGCCTGACGACCTGGTCGAGATGTTCGAGCTTCCCAGCGTCGAGACGGTCTACCAGTGGCGCCGGAAGCGGACAGGCCCCCGCGGCTTCCGCGTCGGCCGGCACCTCCGCTTCGACCCCGACGACGTACGGGCCTGGGTCGACTCCCGTCGGGGCGAGGTGGCTGCCTGA
- a CDS encoding MDR family MFS transporter gives MSVAGLRKAAHETVAGLPREFWWLWTSTLVNRLGAFVATFMALYLTLDRGYSASYAGLVAALHGLGGVVSSLGAGVMTDRLGRRPTMLIAQLSTAASVAVLGFMVHPAAIAAMAFVVGMASNASRPAVQAMMADIVRPEDRVRAFSLNYWAINLGFAISSAAAGFIAEYSYLAGFLGEAAMTLVCAVVVFLKVPESRPEAAPRVAGTRAPDDVRLMTVLRDGRYMGVVGLSFLVALIFQQGHLGLPVAMGADGFSSSDFGTAIAVNGVLIVVLQIPVTRFIQHRDPRRLLIISSVLAGYGFGLTAFAGSVGVYALTVCVWTLAEIVNAPTQTGIVVQLSPAHGRGRYQGMYTLSWSAAALVAPLMSGFVIDHYGADWLWVTCAVLGTVAAFGYWLLMRKLPDPVAAAPVAPERAVAEPAV, from the coding sequence ATGTCCGTCGCCGGTCTCAGGAAGGCGGCACACGAGACGGTTGCCGGGCTCCCCAGGGAGTTCTGGTGGCTGTGGACCAGCACGCTGGTCAACCGCCTGGGGGCGTTCGTCGCCACGTTCATGGCGCTCTATCTGACCCTGGACCGGGGCTACTCGGCCTCGTACGCCGGTCTGGTCGCAGCCCTCCACGGGCTCGGCGGAGTCGTCTCCTCGCTCGGGGCCGGGGTGATGACGGACCGGCTGGGACGCCGGCCCACCATGCTGATCGCGCAGCTGTCGACCGCGGCGTCGGTGGCCGTCCTCGGCTTCATGGTCCATCCGGCCGCGATCGCCGCCATGGCCTTCGTGGTCGGCATGGCCAGCAACGCGTCCCGGCCGGCCGTGCAGGCGATGATGGCCGACATCGTCCGGCCCGAGGACCGGGTGCGTGCCTTCTCGCTCAACTACTGGGCCATCAACCTGGGCTTCGCGATCTCCTCGGCGGCGGCAGGTTTCATCGCCGAGTACAGCTATCTGGCCGGCTTCCTGGGCGAGGCCGCCATGACGCTGGTCTGCGCCGTCGTCGTCTTCCTCAAGGTGCCGGAATCCCGGCCCGAGGCGGCGCCCCGGGTGGCAGGGACCCGCGCCCCGGACGACGTGCGGCTGATGACGGTCCTGCGCGACGGGCGCTACATGGGCGTCGTCGGGCTGTCGTTCCTGGTCGCGCTGATCTTCCAGCAGGGGCATCTGGGGCTGCCGGTGGCCATGGGTGCGGACGGGTTCTCCAGCTCGGACTTCGGCACGGCCATCGCCGTCAACGGCGTGCTGATCGTGGTCCTGCAGATTCCCGTCACCCGGTTCATCCAGCACCGCGACCCACGCCGTCTGCTGATCATCTCGTCCGTGCTCGCGGGGTACGGGTTCGGGCTGACGGCCTTCGCGGGGTCGGTCGGCGTGTACGCGCTCACGGTGTGCGTCTGGACCCTCGCCGAGATCGTCAACGCCCCGACGCAGACGGGCATCGTCGTCCAGCTCTCCCCGGCACACGGCCGGGGCCGCTACCAGGGCATGTACACGCTGTCATGGTCCGCCGCGGCGCTCGTCGCCCCGCTGATGTCCGGCTTCGTGATCGACCACTACGGCGCGGACTGGCTGTGGGTGACCTGCGCGGTGCTGGGCACCGTGGCGGCGTTCGGCTACTGGCTGCTGATGCGGAAGCTGCCGGATCCTGTGGCCGCGGCACCCGTCGCTCCCGAGCGGGCGGTCGCCGAGCCGGCGGTCTGA